From Zingiber officinale cultivar Zhangliang chromosome 5B, Zo_v1.1, whole genome shotgun sequence, the proteins below share one genomic window:
- the LOC121986834 gene encoding putative invertase inhibitor, whose amino-acid sequence MKSSALSLFSLISVSVLLHHAAPSIASLEETCKQLAKENNNVDYNFCLTSLQAFDGSPSASPKELAVIAVKLTQANATAALAKIERLLNGSTLDPTARFSINYCLGLYTETKVALSNVIEGLTSGKDKSFLVMQIDTAASKPQNCDDLLYEGANDYLMKPEDDDCSDLATIAHDLIVKFF is encoded by the coding sequence ATGAAGAGCTCAGCTCTGTCTCTGTTCTCTCTCATTTCCGTCTCCGTCCTCCTCCACCACGCCGCGCCGTCGATCGCCTCGCTGGAAGAAACATGCAAGCAACTGGCCAAAGAAAACAACAACGTGGACTACAACTTCTGCCTGACGTCCCTGCAGGCCTTCGACGGCTCTCCGTCCGCCAGCCCCAAGGAGTTGGCCGTCATCGCCGTCAAGTTGACTCAGGCGAACGCCACAGCCGCCCTCGCGAAGATCGAGCGGCTGCTGAACGGGTCGACGTTGGACCCGACGGCGAGGTTTTCGATCAACTATTGTTTGGGGTTATACACCGAGACTAAGGTAGCTTTGTCGAACGTGATCGAGGGTTTGACTTCCGGGAAAGATAAGAGCTTTCTAGTGATGCAGATCGACACGGCGGCGAGCAAACCACAAAACTGCGACGATCTGCTCTACGAGGGTGCAAATGATTATTTGATGAAGCCGGAGGATGACGATTGTTCTGACCTCGCCACCATTGCTCATGATCTTATTGTTAAATTTTTCTAG